In Rhizophagus irregularis chromosome 7, complete sequence, a single genomic region encodes these proteins:
- a CDS encoding uncharacterized protein (SECRETED:cutsite_IES-QG; SECRETED:prob_0.5802); SECRETED:SignalP(1-23) — protein sequence MKSITLFFIVLFIISCLPRYIESQGAPDAGAPSTVTSVDVAPTTVPVPTTSTTTIPVESTSFVSPPVTVSSTSLSVVPSPTTVVSSVFSVSGTVSKTVSPSGGASASGASPSASQSSSSSSSNAAEPVPARAGMVNAAAAGVVMAAIILF from the exons atgaaatcaattaCTTTATTCTTCATCGTCTTATTCATCATTTCTTGTTTACCAAGATATATTGAATCTCAAGGAGCGCCAGATGCAGGTGCACCTTCAACAGTTACCAGTGTAGATGTGGCTCCAACAACTGTTCCTGTTCCAACTACCTCTACTACTACTATTCCAGTTGAAAGTACCAGCTTCGTATCAC CACCTGTTACAGTAAGTTCTACATCCCTTTCGGTGGTTCCTAGTCCAACAACAGTCGTTAGTTCTGTTTTTTCTGTAAGCGGTACAGTCTCGAAAACGGTTTCACCTTCAGGAGGCGCATCAGCAAGCGGTGCCTCACCAAGCGCCAGCCAAAGCAGTTCATCAAGCTCATCAAACGCTGCTGAACCCGTTCCTGCACGAGCTGGAATGGTTAATGCCGCCGCCGCCGGTGTTGTTATGGCtgctataattttattttaa